A window from Leptidea sinapis chromosome 11, ilLepSina1.1, whole genome shotgun sequence encodes these proteins:
- the LOC126966891 gene encoding uncharacterized protein LOC126966891 gives MAEVVEPIKQKRTFRKFTFRGVDLDQLLDMPNEQLMELMHARARRRFARGLKRKPMALVKKLRRAKKEAPPNEKPEIVKTHLRNMIIVPEMVGSIVGIYNGKTFNQVEIKPEMIGHYLGEFSVTYKPVKHGRPGIGATHSSRFIPLK, from the exons ATGGCAGAG GTCGTAGAACCAATCAAGCAGAAGCGTACCTTCAGGAAGTTTACCTTCCGGGGCGTAGACTTAGATCAGCTTCTGGATATGCCAAA TGAGCAACTTATGGAGCTGATGCATGCACGCGCCCGCCGGCGATTTGCCAGGGGTCTCAAACGTAAACCCATGGCGCTAGTAAAGAAACTTCGCCGTGCTAAGAAGGAAGCTCCACCAAATGAAAAACCTGAAATTGTGAAGACTCATTTACGGAACATGATCATTGTGCCAGAAATGGTTGGATCTATTGTGGGAATTTACAATGGAAAAACTTTTAATCAG gtGGAAATTAAACCAGAGATGATTGGACATTACCTTGGAGAGTTCTCTGTCACATACAAACCTGTAAAGCACGGTAGACCCGGTATTGGAGCCACTCACAGCTCCAGGTTCATTCCACTGAAGTGA